A part of Paenibacillus sp. sptzw28 genomic DNA contains:
- a CDS encoding response regulator transcription factor, with amino-acid sequence MNERILVIEDEEGIARILQLELEHEGYVVGRAADGRSGMEQAASGEWDMVLLDVMLPGLNGIEVLRRLRQAGNPIPVILLTARDTIPDKVSGFEHGANDYITKPFAMEELLARVRNLLRIFQQQPREAESPDVIKTADLSIELRSRKVFRKELPIELTPREFELLVYLAEHKNEEKSREDILSEVWGYDFIGETNLVDVYIRYLRQKIDKGYRHKLIHTVRGVGYMLKEPDA; translated from the coding sequence ATGAACGAACGCATACTTGTAATCGAAGATGAAGAGGGAATCGCTCGTATCCTGCAGCTTGAGCTGGAGCATGAAGGGTACGTGGTCGGACGGGCTGCCGACGGCAGGAGCGGAATGGAGCAGGCCGCATCCGGCGAGTGGGATATGGTTCTTCTTGATGTTATGCTGCCGGGACTTAACGGTATTGAGGTTCTGCGCCGATTGAGGCAAGCTGGAAATCCGATTCCGGTTATACTGCTGACGGCGCGTGATACCATTCCGGACAAGGTTAGCGGATTCGAGCATGGCGCCAATGACTATATTACGAAACCGTTTGCAATGGAGGAGCTGCTTGCGCGCGTTCGCAATCTTCTGCGGATTTTCCAGCAGCAGCCGAGAGAAGCGGAAAGTCCGGATGTAATTAAAACGGCCGATTTGTCGATTGAACTGCGCTCCCGAAAGGTATTCCGCAAAGAACTGCCTATTGAGCTCACACCTCGAGAATTCGAGCTGCTCGTTTATTTGGCCGAGCACAAAAATGAGGAAAAATCGAGGGAAGACATTTTGTCAGAGGTATGGGGGTACGATTTCATCGGCGAAACCAACCTTGTGGATGTGTATATTCGATATTTGCGCCAGAAGATCGATAAAGGATATCGTCACAAGCTCATTCATACGGTTCGGGGCGTCGGCTACATGCTCAAGGAGCCGGATGCATGA
- a CDS encoding C40 family peptidase — translation MLKNIIVRKVIAIGVSAFIGFSSIAAIHTPKAEAASYKMASRIISIGDNYLGVPYRFGAPSGISSMFDCSSFTQHVFRKIGISLPRTSIMQSKIGYYVPRSKLKKGDLVFFSTARTGKRVGHVAIYVGNNRILHTYGKGGVKFSSLSSSYWNSHYLTARRVVK, via the coding sequence ATGCTGAAGAACATAATTGTCCGTAAAGTTATTGCTATAGGTGTTAGCGCTTTTATCGGATTTTCAAGCATTGCAGCGATACATACCCCCAAAGCAGAGGCCGCATCGTACAAAATGGCAAGCCGTATTATCAGCATCGGCGACAACTACTTGGGAGTCCCCTATCGGTTCGGCGCTCCAAGCGGAATATCTTCCATGTTTGATTGTTCGTCCTTTACCCAGCATGTATTCAGGAAAATTGGAATTTCTTTGCCCCGCACCTCAATTATGCAGTCTAAAATCGGTTATTACGTACCCCGCAGTAAATTAAAGAAAGGCGATCTAGTGTTCTTCTCCACGGCCCGTACCGGTAAAAGGGTCGGACACGTCGCAATCTACGTGGGAAACAATAGAATTCTGCATACATACGGCAAAGGCGGCGTAAAGTTCTCAAGCCTCAGTTCATCGTATTGGAACTCGCATTATCTGACAGCACGACGCGTCGTCAAATAG
- a CDS encoding ABC transporter ATP-binding protein: MINLQEITLRRGERDILQSVDLRMNDGEHWVILGRNGSGKTTLLEMMTGYLFPSSGTVDVLGYRYGSCDVREVRKEIGYISQSVIEKLSLSDPVWEVVATGEYAFLRFYQTIDENVRLKALRLIDQVGLGSMAEQPFGTLSQGERKKVLLARSLMAGPKLLVLDEPCAGLDLHEREKLLLDLGKLSGRGLMIVYVTHHLEEIIPLFTHVALIHEGRITAAGPKEEVLNGEALSRAYDWPVEVDWVNGRPWIRAVSGGVER, from the coding sequence ATGATAAACCTACAGGAAATTACGTTACGCCGCGGCGAACGGGATATATTGCAGAGCGTGGACCTTAGAATGAATGATGGCGAACATTGGGTCATTCTCGGTCGAAACGGCTCGGGCAAGACGACTTTGCTTGAAATGATGACCGGATACCTGTTTCCCTCTTCAGGGACGGTCGATGTACTCGGGTATCGGTACGGCTCATGCGATGTCCGGGAAGTCCGGAAAGAAATCGGCTACATCAGCCAATCCGTGATCGAGAAACTGTCGCTGAGCGATCCGGTTTGGGAAGTTGTCGCAACCGGGGAGTATGCGTTTTTGCGGTTTTATCAAACCATTGATGAGAACGTACGGCTCAAGGCGCTGCGTTTGATCGATCAGGTCGGACTTGGTTCTATGGCGGAGCAGCCGTTCGGCACGCTCTCTCAAGGCGAGCGGAAGAAGGTGCTTCTTGCCAGGTCGCTTATGGCGGGTCCCAAGCTTCTCGTTTTGGACGAGCCATGTGCGGGACTTGATCTGCATGAGCGTGAAAAGCTTCTTCTCGATCTCGGCAAGCTAAGCGGACGTGGATTGATGATTGTATATGTGACGCACCATCTCGAGGAAATTATTCCACTGTTTACTCATGTGGCTCTTATACATGAAGGACGCATTACCGCAGCCGGACCCAAGGAGGAAGTGTTGAACGGTGAAGCGCTCAGCCGGGCGTACGATTGGCCCGTAGAAGTTGACTGGGTGAATGGCAGGCCCTGGATTCGGGCGGTATCAGGAGGAGTAGAACGTTGA
- a CDS encoding ABC-F family ATP-binding cassette domain-containing protein, whose translation MSLLTVEELSHNFGDRTLFKNVSFRLLAGEHVGLVGANGTGKSTMMNILTGKLLKDSGKVEWTPRIRYGYLDQHTKLTPGNTIRDVLKDAFLPLLELENEMNDIAVQMADADPDRLEELLVRMGEIQEELEIGDFYMLDVKVEEMANGLGLNAIGLERDVAALSGGQRTKVLLAKLLLEKPTVLLLDEPTNYLDEEHITWLTGYLKSYPYAFILISHDTGFMNEVVDVIYHLEFAKLTRYSANYEKFLQMADINKNQHIDAYEKQQEFIKKQEDFIQRNKARYSTSGRAKSREKQLDRLDRIDRPEEAMKPTFNFKEARTSGKTVFEANGLLIGYNRPLLPEMNMLIERGDKIAIVGCNGVGKSTLLKTILGQIPPLDGKVYRGDFLHPAYFEQEAKAPNLTPLDDVWNEFSHMNQHEVRGALARCGLKNEHITRALNQLSGGEQAKVRLCKLMMRESNWIAFDEPTNHLDVIAKAELKRALEAFKGTIVLVSHEPDFYEDWVTKVWDVEAWSLQNTH comes from the coding sequence ATGAGCTTACTGACAGTTGAAGAATTATCCCATAATTTTGGCGATCGTACGTTGTTCAAAAATGTTTCCTTCCGTCTGCTTGCAGGCGAGCACGTCGGATTAGTCGGTGCGAACGGAACTGGTAAATCGACGATGATGAACATTTTGACGGGAAAGCTGCTTAAAGACAGCGGGAAAGTGGAGTGGACGCCCAGAATCCGCTATGGATACCTGGATCAGCATACGAAGCTGACTCCTGGAAATACGATACGGGATGTGCTTAAGGACGCTTTTCTGCCGCTCCTTGAGCTGGAGAACGAAATGAACGACATAGCCGTTCAAATGGCTGATGCCGATCCGGATAGACTGGAAGAGCTGCTTGTAAGGATGGGCGAGATTCAAGAGGAGCTTGAGATCGGCGATTTCTACATGCTGGACGTGAAAGTGGAGGAAATGGCCAATGGTCTCGGCTTGAATGCGATCGGGCTCGAACGAGATGTGGCCGCTCTTAGCGGGGGGCAGCGTACTAAGGTTCTGCTCGCCAAGCTTCTGCTGGAGAAGCCGACCGTACTATTGCTCGACGAGCCGACGAACTATTTGGATGAAGAGCATATAACGTGGCTGACAGGGTACTTGAAGTCGTACCCATACGCATTTATTCTGATTTCGCATGACACCGGCTTTATGAACGAGGTCGTGGATGTGATCTACCATCTTGAATTCGCCAAGCTAACCCGTTATTCGGCGAATTACGAGAAGTTTCTGCAGATGGCGGATATTAATAAAAATCAACACATCGATGCATACGAGAAGCAGCAGGAATTTATAAAGAAACAGGAAGACTTCATTCAACGGAATAAAGCCCGTTATTCGACCAGCGGACGCGCAAAAAGCCGCGAGAAGCAGTTGGACCGTCTGGACCGTATCGACCGTCCCGAGGAAGCGATGAAGCCGACGTTCAACTTTAAAGAGGCGCGTACGAGCGGCAAGACTGTATTCGAGGCAAACGGCCTCTTAATCGGTTATAACAGGCCGCTGCTGCCGGAAATGAACATGCTAATTGAACGGGGAGACAAGATCGCCATTGTCGGCTGCAACGGTGTAGGTAAATCGACGCTGCTGAAGACGATTCTGGGACAGATCCCGCCGCTTGACGGTAAAGTCTACCGCGGGGATTTTCTGCACCCGGCTTATTTCGAGCAAGAAGCCAAGGCTCCGAACTTAACGCCGCTTGATGATGTCTGGAACGAATTTTCTCATATGAATCAGCATGAAGTGCGGGGAGCGCTTGCACGCTGCGGTTTGAAAAATGAGCATATAACGCGCGCCCTTAACCAATTAAGCGGCGGCGAACAAGCGAAAGTACGGCTTTGCAAGCTGATGATGCGGGAGAGCAATTGGATAGCGTTTGACGAGCCGACAAACCATTTGGACGTTATCGCGAAAGCGGAGCTGAAACGCGCACTGGAAGCTTTCAAAGGGACGATTGTGCTTGTATCTCATGAACCGGATTTTTATGAAGATTGGGTCACAAAGGTATGGGACGTCGAGGCATGGTCCTTACAAAACACCCACTGA
- a CDS encoding cyclic-phosphate processing receiver domain-containing protein → MINVYLDDYRPCPVGFTPAKNAEECRLLLEHEEVDILSLDYDLGWGQPTGLEVARYIVESGRYPRSIYFHTSSPEGRTQMVHLLLKHAPSHVNIHNGPMPG, encoded by the coding sequence ATGATAAACGTTTATTTGGATGATTACCGGCCATGTCCAGTTGGCTTCACACCAGCTAAAAACGCCGAAGAATGCAGGCTGCTTCTGGAACACGAGGAAGTGGACATTTTATCACTCGATTACGATTTGGGGTGGGGACAGCCGACCGGTCTTGAGGTTGCCCGGTACATAGTGGAAAGCGGCCGTTACCCGAGGTCCATTTATTTTCATACATCGAGCCCTGAAGGGCGAACGCAGATGGTTCATCTGCTGCTCAAGCATGCACCGTCTCACGTGAATATTCATAACGGTCCGATGCCCGGGTAA
- a CDS encoding GNAT family N-acetyltransferase encodes MYKELIVYSSGQPVRVIIRNYTLDDVEGMIDIQKESFPPPFPAELWWNTEQLREHVTRFPEAALCAEAGGKLIGSMTGLLVNDSITGTDHSWDSVTDGGYIRNHDPQGETLYVVDLCVVPAYRKAGIGKWLMQSMYEVVVHHRLRRLLGGGRIPGYHKYASLATAEEYVQRVVAGEWNDPVLSFLLRCGRMPVGVVSHYLEDEESCHFAALMEWRNPFWR; translated from the coding sequence ATGTATAAAGAACTGATCGTATATTCGTCAGGTCAACCCGTTCGCGTTATCATCCGAAACTATACGCTGGATGATGTGGAGGGTATGATCGACATTCAGAAAGAAAGCTTTCCGCCGCCTTTTCCTGCTGAGCTTTGGTGGAATACGGAGCAGCTGCGTGAGCATGTAACCCGCTTCCCGGAAGCAGCCCTATGCGCTGAGGCCGGGGGGAAATTGATCGGCTCGATGACCGGATTATTAGTTAATGATTCGATTACGGGAACCGATCATAGCTGGGATTCCGTCACGGACGGCGGATATATTAGAAACCACGATCCTCAGGGAGAGACGCTTTACGTCGTAGATTTATGCGTTGTTCCCGCTTACCGCAAAGCCGGCATCGGCAAGTGGCTTATGCAGTCGATGTACGAAGTTGTCGTCCATCACCGGTTGAGACGGTTACTTGGCGGAGGGAGGATTCCCGGTTATCACAAATACGCTTCCCTTGCCACTGCCGAGGAGTATGTCCAGCGTGTGGTAGCCGGGGAATGGAACGATCCTGTGCTTTCCTTTTTATTGCGCTGCGGTAGAATGCCGGTTGGTGTCGTTTCACATTACCTGGAGGATGAGGAGTCCTGCCATTTTGCGGCATTGATGGAATGGCGCAATCCTTTTTGGCGCTGA
- a CDS encoding SAM-dependent methyltransferase, with the protein MSQWIGTANYGFAAYAMEELRRLFNDIKFTQLSANEIFRMELTLGREEVLSALSDNEPMFLRHIQPVDRTLPIHGNADDLQALSELVRHARLRCEGRTTAVHLRRADSTPFLYSAADTKAVIDAVLTEMGCEPTMQAPELILSIYAGRTELCIGWGTPEEQLSDWPGGAVRFQREDGQISRAKFKLLEAEREFKLDFAGFRQALDIGAAPGGWTHLLLERGLKVTSVDPAELHPSLSSYPRLTYLKKNASDVEFKHGTFDLLVCDMSWSPMQMSKLVLEQITALAEGATAIITVKLMHKKPLQTIRDVIARLSESFELKKAKQLFHNRDEITLYLIKR; encoded by the coding sequence TTGAGTCAATGGATAGGGACGGCTAATTACGGATTTGCGGCATACGCGATGGAGGAACTGCGGCGGTTATTTAATGACATTAAATTCACGCAGCTTTCAGCGAATGAAATATTCCGGATGGAATTGACGCTCGGCCGCGAAGAGGTATTATCGGCGCTTAGTGATAACGAGCCGATGTTCTTGCGGCATATCCAGCCGGTCGACAGGACGTTACCGATTCACGGCAATGCCGATGATTTACAGGCATTATCAGAGCTGGTCCGCCATGCCCGTTTGCGATGCGAGGGCCGAACCACGGCCGTTCATCTGCGGCGTGCGGACAGCACGCCTTTCCTGTATTCGGCCGCCGATACGAAGGCCGTCATCGACGCTGTTCTGACTGAAATGGGCTGTGAACCGACGATGCAAGCGCCGGAGCTCATCTTATCCATCTATGCGGGAAGAACGGAGCTCTGTATCGGATGGGGAACGCCGGAGGAACAGTTATCTGATTGGCCTGGAGGAGCAGTTCGGTTTCAACGAGAGGATGGTCAAATCTCCCGCGCCAAATTCAAGCTTTTGGAGGCGGAGAGGGAGTTTAAACTGGACTTTGCCGGCTTTCGCCAAGCGTTGGATATCGGTGCCGCTCCAGGCGGGTGGACTCATCTTCTGCTTGAACGGGGCTTGAAGGTTACGTCGGTGGATCCGGCGGAGCTTCATCCGTCTTTATCCAGCTACCCCAGGCTGACATATTTGAAGAAGAACGCTTCGGACGTGGAATTCAAACACGGTACCTTTGATCTGCTCGTCTGCGATATGAGCTGGAGCCCGATGCAAATGTCGAAGCTGGTGCTCGAACAGATTACTGCGCTGGCGGAAGGAGCCACCGCAATCATCACGGTGAAATTAATGCACAAGAAGCCGCTGCAAACGATACGCGATGTCATTGCAAGGCTGAGTGAGTCTTTCGAATTGAAGAAGGCCAAACAATTGTTTCACAACCGTGATGAAATTACGTTATATTTAATTAAACGTTAA
- a CDS encoding HAMP domain-containing histidine kinase has product MTLRKRFTFFTIFWLIFILILFNIFVYLFVIKITLRSEDQLLTNKVNILLEDPRINDPATLSDPDLLRDYYNASELMRIVDTKGMVLNSRGSDPELLALPPVFTEQHETGMMFIDGRRALFMKVPLYHGSQVIGTLEMYRKLTLLDSYLQVLVIALTITSVGATLFAIIGTYWFTSRLTSPIQHMVQTMREIDRSGKLRQIELDQKDQSAELLQLARAFNQMIDRLDRTFEHQKQFVVDASHELKTPLTVISSYAGMLKRWGRDDDTIRDEAIEAISKEAQRLQNLTKSMLMLAQAEQEDWLKAEIFNVVQLAEETADLLHMTFQRMIRVHSAKPEVRLRADKDKIRQLMVILLDNAIKYSKETIDISLTVTKGTVRISVSDKGIGIPEEEMPYIFERFFRVDGARSRSTGGVGLGLSIAKRIVDLHDGQIDVFSKPEQGTTITVVLPQKK; this is encoded by the coding sequence ATGACACTGCGTAAAAGATTTACTTTTTTCACGATATTCTGGTTGATCTTCATCTTGATTCTGTTCAATATCTTCGTCTATTTGTTCGTGATCAAAATCACCCTGCGCAGTGAGGACCAGCTGCTCACGAATAAAGTCAATATTTTACTCGAGGATCCGCGGATTAACGATCCCGCGACGCTCTCCGACCCGGATCTGCTTCGGGACTATTACAACGCCAGCGAGCTGATGCGTATTGTCGATACGAAAGGGATGGTCCTTAACAGCAGAGGCTCCGATCCGGAGCTTCTGGCTCTTCCGCCGGTCTTCACAGAACAGCACGAGACAGGCATGATGTTCATTGATGGCCGTAGAGCGCTGTTTATGAAAGTACCGCTTTATCATGGCTCGCAAGTGATCGGGACGCTTGAGATGTACCGCAAGCTGACGCTGCTTGACAGCTACCTGCAGGTTCTGGTTATCGCGCTTACGATTACGAGCGTTGGCGCTACATTGTTCGCGATAATCGGTACGTACTGGTTCACCTCCCGATTGACCTCGCCGATTCAGCATATGGTTCAGACCATGCGGGAGATCGACCGGAGCGGTAAACTGAGACAGATCGAATTAGACCAGAAAGATCAGTCCGCGGAGCTGCTTCAGCTCGCGCGGGCCTTTAATCAGATGATCGACAGGCTGGACCGGACGTTTGAGCATCAGAAGCAGTTTGTCGTGGATGCCTCGCATGAGCTGAAAACGCCACTTACCGTTATTAGCAGCTACGCCGGTATGTTAAAACGGTGGGGCAGAGACGACGATACCATCCGCGATGAAGCTATCGAAGCGATCAGTAAGGAAGCGCAGCGGTTGCAAAATTTAACGAAATCAATGCTTATGCTGGCCCAAGCGGAGCAGGAAGATTGGCTTAAGGCGGAAATATTCAATGTCGTTCAACTTGCAGAAGAAACTGCCGATCTGCTGCACATGACCTTTCAACGGATGATCCGCGTTCATTCGGCTAAGCCGGAGGTACGTCTGAGAGCCGATAAGGATAAAATTCGGCAGCTGATGGTTATTCTGCTCGACAATGCGATTAAATACAGTAAAGAAACGATTGACATTTCATTGACGGTTACCAAAGGAACCGTACGGATATCGGTTTCGGATAAAGGGATCGGCATTCCGGAGGAAGAGATGCCGTACATATTCGAGCGCTTCTTCCGCGTGGATGGGGCGCGCAGCCGCTCGACAGGCGGGGTTGGACTCGGGTTGTCGATCGCGAAAAGGATCGTAGATCTTCATGACGGTCAAATTGACGTATTCAGCAAGCCGGAGCAGGGGACGACCATTACAGTCGTTTTACCGCAAAAAAAATAA
- a CDS encoding serine/threonine-protein kinase — protein sequence MEPVDRESLRGGALIGDRYRIAGLIGRGGMGEVYAAEDLRLQGKLRALKVNRPPTADGLYSAEEAALLMRLNHPRLPIIVDYFPPGDKDSEMLVMDYIDGETVQSLLRDSGGFLPESAVLNIGIQLCDALHYLHSQHPPIIHRDLKPTNVMVDQNGYVRLIDFGIARRYKAGQVQDTVKLGTPGFAAPEQEAQRQSDARTDVFGLGALMLYMLNGGTPLKDGVQSGGGLPGNVSADVRSVIGRMLDPRPNCRYTCMEEAAKAMAACVQSPNAGGSILPEGLQAQRSIQQPGISRAKPLHITVASFSPGAGSTFVAISLARLLGSRGIECAAVEHPSLEPEWYSLLNIEHRKKSAKAGQPLDSRYIRIQDGREPVYWHALLPSAAEAAIDDDLKFRLMMESINEPVVVTDMSGQWLERAAEKQLLQTDVLIFAVDPFPSKWTLRRMKAAQTICFEREGNNLATIWAANKDMKFRSRSEWLAMIPAKPDISIPLLPAEEWVELMWNGLWATSHKSWSKAFERSFHPFISRLFASS from the coding sequence ATGGAACCGGTCGACAGAGAGAGTTTGAGAGGCGGAGCGTTAATCGGCGATCGATATCGGATTGCGGGTCTGATCGGCAGGGGAGGCATGGGAGAAGTATATGCCGCGGAAGATTTGCGTCTGCAAGGTAAATTACGGGCATTAAAGGTGAATCGGCCGCCGACCGCGGACGGACTTTACAGCGCCGAAGAGGCTGCACTTCTTATGCGGCTGAATCACCCGCGCCTTCCGATTATAGTCGATTATTTTCCCCCGGGCGACAAGGACAGCGAAATGCTCGTTATGGACTATATCGACGGTGAAACCGTCCAATCCTTGCTTCGAGACAGCGGCGGGTTCTTGCCGGAGTCCGCAGTGCTTAATATTGGAATACAACTGTGCGATGCGCTTCATTATTTGCATAGCCAGCATCCGCCGATTATTCACCGCGACTTGAAACCGACGAACGTTATGGTGGATCAAAACGGCTACGTACGGTTGATCGACTTTGGTATTGCCAGGCGTTATAAGGCGGGACAGGTCCAAGATACGGTTAAGCTCGGTACTCCCGGGTTTGCGGCTCCTGAACAGGAGGCACAGAGGCAAAGTGATGCACGCACGGATGTTTTCGGTCTCGGCGCCCTGATGCTTTATATGCTGAACGGAGGCACCCCGCTCAAAGACGGTGTGCAGTCAGGAGGCGGCCTGCCGGGAAATGTGTCGGCTGACGTTCGTTCGGTAATCGGCCGAATGCTTGATCCCCGGCCTAACTGCCGTTATACGTGCATGGAAGAGGCTGCCAAAGCAATGGCTGCCTGTGTACAGTCGCCGAATGCCGGTGGATCCATCTTACCGGAAGGCTTACAAGCACAACGGAGTATTCAACAGCCCGGAATAAGCCGAGCCAAACCGCTTCATATTACAGTAGCATCGTTCTCACCGGGCGCGGGTTCAACGTTCGTCGCAATATCGCTTGCCCGGCTGCTCGGTTCCCGCGGCATCGAGTGCGCGGCCGTTGAGCATCCTTCGCTTGAACCGGAATGGTATTCCTTGTTAAACATAGAACATCGAAAGAAATCGGCTAAAGCCGGCCAGCCACTTGATTCCCGCTATATTCGGATTCAGGACGGACGGGAACCGGTGTATTGGCATGCTCTTCTGCCATCTGCAGCTGAAGCGGCCATTGATGATGATCTGAAATTCAGGTTAATGATGGAATCGATAAACGAACCCGTCGTGGTGACGGATATGTCCGGCCAATGGCTCGAACGGGCTGCAGAAAAGCAGTTGCTTCAAACCGACGTTCTAATATTCGCTGTTGATCCATTCCCGTCCAAATGGACGCTCCGCCGAATGAAAGCGGCGCAAACTATTTGCTTCGAACGGGAGGGAAACAATCTTGCAACAATATGGGCTGCCAACAAAGATATGAAATTTCGCAGCCGTTCCGAATGGCTCGCGATGATTCCGGCCAAGCCGGACATTTCGATTCCTCTTTTGCCCGCTGAGGAGTGGGTAGAGCTGATGTGGAACGGGTTATGGGCAACCTCGCACAAATCATGGTCTAAAGCGTTTGAACGTTCCTTCCACCCTTTTATCAGCAGGCTTTTTGCATCAAGTTAA
- a CDS encoding GNAT family N-acetyltransferase encodes MDYIRIQSIDNPLFLKMHQLMSTVFPPEEVLAFEKWKEPLMDPGIHVYAAVDGEEVVGATEYRYYPDMRVAMTDFTIVGRPSMGIGRFLMRSREKDIARLAADTGTEPLGMFAEIYDPVRADYHVGGITPMHPYVRREVLSHIGYQRLDFPYVHPSWEENGEAVSGLDLCFLPRDEELHELPSPMVSEFLNRYYSALPNKPAAWYDMIQNLQLSGMLALKPL; translated from the coding sequence ATGGACTATATTCGAATTCAATCGATCGATAATCCGCTGTTTTTAAAGATGCACCAACTGATGTCAACGGTTTTCCCTCCTGAAGAGGTTCTGGCTTTCGAAAAGTGGAAGGAGCCCCTTATGGACCCGGGCATCCATGTTTATGCTGCCGTAGACGGGGAGGAGGTTGTCGGGGCCACAGAATACCGGTACTATCCGGATATGCGTGTCGCGATGACCGATTTTACGATTGTCGGCCGCCCTTCAATGGGCATCGGCCGGTTCCTGATGCGCAGCAGAGAGAAGGATATTGCCCGCCTTGCCGCGGATACGGGAACGGAGCCGCTTGGCATGTTTGCGGAGATTTACGACCCGGTGCGGGCGGATTATCATGTAGGAGGCATTACGCCGATGCATCCATATGTCCGCCGAGAAGTGCTCTCGCATATTGGTTATCAACGGCTGGACTTCCCTTATGTGCACCCTTCATGGGAGGAAAACGGCGAAGCGGTAAGCGGACTTGACCTTTGTTTTCTTCCTCGGGATGAAGAGCTGCATGAACTACCGTCGCCAATGGTATCGGAGTTTCTAAACCGGTATTATTCAGCACTTCCCAATAAACCGGCGGCGTGGTATGACATGATACAAAACCTGCAATTAAGCGGGATGCTCGCCTTGAAGCCATTATAA
- the chrA gene encoding chromate efflux transporter: METGRKKGTFGEVFITALKLGLTSFGGPTAHVGYFREEYVKRKQWLGERKFAEYMALAQFLPGPASSQLGMAIGIERAGIKGSIAAWLGFTLPSALIMLLFALAASNADLSQAGWLQGLKLAAVAVVGLAVWSMGNTLAAGPIRATMAIGSAALALWIPGAGAQLIPLVICAVVGLLWLQPNLPKAEASDEPQNKPMISYPVAWTALALFAILLAALPIASRLSASPLLALVDSAYRAGSLVFGGGHVILPMLEHEVVGSGAGKLSAETFTAGYGAVQAVPGPLFTFAAYIGGSMAGGLKGILFGTAALIFIFLPSFLLLLGALPFWHSLRGSIKAQAALMGVNAAVVGILLAALYNPIWHDAVQSPRHFVIVLLVFLLLHVWKRQPWQAVLFSALAGWVLL, from the coding sequence TTGGAAACCGGACGGAAGAAAGGCACATTTGGCGAAGTGTTCATTACGGCTCTGAAGCTTGGCCTGACTTCGTTTGGCGGTCCTACCGCTCATGTGGGGTATTTCCGCGAAGAGTACGTAAAACGTAAGCAATGGCTTGGCGAGCGCAAATTCGCCGAATATATGGCGCTCGCACAGTTCCTTCCAGGCCCGGCGAGCAGTCAGCTCGGCATGGCGATCGGCATTGAACGTGCCGGCATTAAGGGATCTATAGCCGCATGGCTCGGATTTACTCTGCCATCCGCACTCATCATGCTGTTGTTCGCGCTGGCAGCTTCAAACGCGGACTTATCACAGGCAGGCTGGCTGCAGGGTCTGAAGCTTGCGGCCGTTGCGGTCGTCGGATTAGCGGTCTGGAGTATGGGCAACACCTTAGCGGCGGGTCCGATCCGGGCCACTATGGCGATAGGGTCTGCCGCGCTTGCTTTATGGATACCGGGTGCCGGTGCTCAGCTGATTCCGCTCGTTATTTGTGCAGTCGTGGGATTATTATGGCTGCAGCCGAACCTGCCGAAAGCCGAGGCATCGGATGAACCGCAAAACAAGCCGATGATTTCGTATCCCGTCGCATGGACCGCTCTCGCACTTTTTGCCATTCTGCTTGCCGCGCTGCCGATCGCGTCGCGCTTAAGCGCTTCTCCGCTGCTGGCGCTTGTAGACAGCGCATACCGCGCCGGTTCGCTGGTGTTCGGCGGCGGGCATGTGATCCTTCCAATGCTTGAGCACGAAGTGGTTGGAAGCGGCGCGGGCAAGCTCTCAGCCGAGACGTTTACCGCCGGCTATGGTGCAGTACAAGCCGTGCCCGGACCGCTCTTCACGTTTGCCGCTTATATCGGAGGCTCGATGGCCGGCGGACTCAAGGGTATTTTGTTCGGAACGGCAGCGTTAATCTTTATATTTCTTCCATCCTTTCTATTGCTCTTAGGCGCGCTTCCCTTCTGGCATTCGCTTCGCGGAAGCATTAAGGCACAAGCGGCGCTGATGGGCGTCAACGCCGCGGTCGTCGGTATTCTTCTTGCCGCCTTGTATAATCCGATCTGGCATGATGCGGTTCAATCTCCCCGTCATTTTGTAATTGTGCTTCTCGTATTTCTGCTGCTGCACGTTTGGAAACGACAACCATGGCAGGCGGTACTCTTCTCTGCACTTGCCGGATGGGTGCTGCTGTAA